The Seriola aureovittata isolate HTS-2021-v1 ecotype China chromosome 3, ASM2101889v1, whole genome shotgun sequence genome includes a region encoding these proteins:
- the cxcl12b gene encoding chemokine (C-X-C motif) ligand 12b (stromal cell-derived factor 1) encodes MDVKLLALMALLAVATHAPTSNAKPISLVERCWCRSTLNTVPQRSIKELKFLHTPNCPFQVIAKLKSNREVCINPETKWLQQYLKNAINKVKKSRRRSNKKN; translated from the exons ATGGATGTCAAACTCTTGGCACTGATGGCTCTGCTGGCCGTGGCCACACATGCACCAACCTCCAATG CAAAGCCCATCAGCCTGGTCGAGCGGTGTTGGTGTCGTTCAACCCTCAACACGGTTCCTCAGCGCTCCATCAAAGAGCTCAAGTTCCTCCACACGCCCAACTGCCCCTTCCAAGTCAT TGCCAAGCTGAAGAGCAACCGGGAAGTTTGCATCAACCCAGAGACCAAGTGGCTGCAGCAGTACTTAAAGAACGCCATTAACAA GGTGAAGAAATCCAGAAGACGCAGTaacaagaaaaactaa